The Mangrovivirga cuniculi genomic sequence AAGTTGTAGAGAAGGTAGCTGCCCTGTGCCGATGTGGTGCCAGCAATAACAAGCCTTACTGTGACGGCTCTCATTCCAAAGTTGACTTTGATAAATAACTAACAACCATATCTTAAGCTATGTCATTCATAGATAGCGAATTACTTTCCTATCTGTTGTTATTTATCCTTGGAGCAGGGGCCTTCATTCTGTCTACTATTGCAGGAGGGGGTGGTGCTCTTGTTCTTGTTCCTGTATTAAATTTTTTGATTGGAGTAAAATCAACTGCTCCGGTTTTAAACCTGGGAACTTTTATCGGGCGGCCAGTAAGACTATGGCTATTCAGAAAAGATATTGACTGGAAAATCTCAGCCTATTATATCCCCGCAGCACTAATAGGCTCTGCTGTTGCCGGTTGGTTTTTTGAAAAAACTAATATTGGTATACTTCAAGTCTTAGCAGGTATATTTTTGATTAGTACAGTATTTCAATATCGTTTTGGCAAAAAGGAAATATCATTTCCTGTAAAAAAATATCATTTCTTCTTCCTGGGATTAATTGTAACCTTCATCAGTACAATAATCGGCGCTGTAGGCCCGATTCTTAATCCATTTTATCTCAATACCGGAATATCAAAAGAAAAACTTACCGGAACTAAAACAGCAAATTCATTTTTTACTGGAATTTTTCAGATCAGTTCTTATTCTTTTTTCGGACTTTTGCATGAACAATTAGTCTGGTATGGTGTTGCTTTAGGTTTGGGAGCGACAGTTGGTAATATCATCGGGAAAAAAACCCTCAATAAAATGACAGAAAAAGGATTTAGAAAGTGGGTCATAGGCATGATGGTTATCAGCGGTATCGTCCTGATTGTAAAGAAGTTTGTTTAAATTTCTATATAAATAATGTTTATAATTATGATAATCATAAACAAAAATTATATAAAATTGGTTATACATAATTAATTAGTTAACAACCTTAAGGCTAAGATTAGCGTAATTTGTATTGAATTACCTTAAAAGAAAATATGGACGGTAATAAGACCACTAAATTGGCATTTAAGCGTTTCTTCAGGCTTATTAAAAATGATAAGGAAAATATCCTGAGGATATATATGTACGCATTTTTTCAGGGAATTGTATACTTAAGTT encodes the following:
- a CDS encoding sulfite exporter TauE/SafE family protein, whose amino-acid sequence is MSFIDSELLSYLLLFILGAGAFILSTIAGGGGALVLVPVLNFLIGVKSTAPVLNLGTFIGRPVRLWLFRKDIDWKISAYYIPAALIGSAVAGWFFEKTNIGILQVLAGIFLISTVFQYRFGKKEISFPVKKYHFFFLGLIVTFISTIIGAVGPILNPFYLNTGISKEKLTGTKTANSFFTGIFQISSYSFFGLLHEQLVWYGVALGLGATVGNIIGKKTLNKMTEKGFRKWVIGMMVISGIVLIVKKFV